TGTCGTCGTAGATCAGGCCCTCGTGCAGCGCCCAGCCGATGCCCTGGGCCACACCGCCGTGGATCTGCCCTTCCACGAGCGCCGGGTTCAACGCCCGCCCGACGTCCTGCGCCGCGACGATCCCCAGCAGCGTGACCTCACCAGTCGCCGGGTCCACCCGGACATGGGCGATCTGAGCGGAGAAGCCGGGTGCGCGCGCCGTCACGGCCGACTTGCCGACGCCGTAGACCGGCTCGTACTTGCCGCCGAACGTCATGCTCAGGCGCGCGATCTCGCCGATGGCGATCGAGCGGTCGGGCACACCCTTGACCTGGACCTTGCCGTCCACTATCTCCAGGTCTTCCGGCGCCGCCTCCAGCTCGGCCGCGGCGATGGCGAACACCTGCCGCCGTGCCTCCTCCGCTGCGGCGCGCACCGCCAGTCCCACCGTGTAGGTGATCTTGCTGCCGCCGCTCATGCCCGCGTACGGGGCGCCGTCGGTGTTGTCGGTCACGACCTTCACCCGGTCCACCGGGACGCCGAAGGTCTCGGCGGCGATCATCGCCATCGTCGTGTTGGTGCCGGTTATGTCGACCGACCCCAGGGACACGGTCAGGCTGCCGTCGGTGTTGACCCGGACGTTGGCTGCGCAGGGCTCGATCCCGCCGGGCCAGCCGCCGATCGCGATGCCGAAGCCCTCGTTCGGACCGGCGGTGCGCTGCTGCCAGTGGTCGCGCACTGCCTCGAGCACCTCACGCAACCCCATCTCCGGCCAGGGCACGTCGTTGGGCTGCGGGTCGCCCGGGGCAGAGACGTTGCGCAGCCGGAACTCCAGCGGATCCCAGCCGAGCGCGCGGGCCGCCTCGTCCACCGCCTGCTCGATCGCGAAGGTTCCCTGCGGCGCGCCGGGGGCGCGATAGGCACCTACACCCGGTTTGTTGGTCAGTACCTCGTAGCCGATCAGGTCGAGGTTGGCGCAGCGGTAGTAACCGCCCAGGATCAGCAGCGCCACAACGGCCGGTGCACCGGGGTAGACCCCCGAGTCGAAGATGACGTGACCCTGGATGGCGGTGATGGTCCCGTCTTTCTTGGCCCCGAGCTTCACGTCGATCACCGCGCCAGGGGCGGGGGTCGCCAGCAGGAACTCCTCCATGCGGGAGAGGACCAGCTTGACCGGGCGGCCGGTGCGCAGCGCCAGGGCGCCAACCAGGGGCTCCAGGAGAACCGTCTTGCCGCCGAAGCCGCCACCGACCTCCATCGGCACGATCGTCACCTGGTTCTGCGCCAGGCCCAGCGTGTCGGCGGTGACGGTGCGCGCGTAGAACTGGCCCTGGGTCGCGGTGTAGATCGTGAGGTTGCCCAGCGGGTCGGGTACCGCCAGCGTCGCATGCGGCTCGATGTAGCCCTGGTGCACCGAGGGTGTGGTGAAGCTGCGCTCGACGACGACGTCCGCCTCGGCAAAGCCCTGCTCGACATCGCCCCGGCTGAAACGGACGGCGCTGATGACGTTGTCCGGCAGGCGGTTGACGTCGACCTCTTCACCGCCCTGGACCGTGGCATGCATCTGCGCCTCGGCCCACTCCCCCTCCTGCGCCTTGGGGCGGATTACCGGGGCGTCCGGCTGCATCGCGGCGCGCGGATCGATCACGACACCGAGCGGTTCGTAGTCGACCTGGACCAGCGCCGCGGCCTCCTCCGCAGCCGCCTCACTCTCGGCGATCACCACCGCGACCGGCTGACCGTAGTAGATCACCTTGTCGCGGGCGAGCATGGCCCGCGCCCTCTCCGATGGCTCAGGTCCGTCCGGCAACAGGTCCGCACCCGTGACGACGTCCACCACGCCGGGGACCGCCCGCGCGGCGCTGGTGTCGATACCGGTGATGCGGGCGTGCGCCTGGGTGGCGGTCGTGAGCCGGGCGATGAGGGTTCCCGGCGGGGTCAGGTCGGCGGTGTAGCGGGTCTGGCCGCGCACCTTCTGTGGTGAGTCGATACGTGGGATTGATTTCCCGATCAGCGTAGTCGCGGTCATTCTGCCTCCCTCGGCTATTCGTGCCGGTCTCGCGTCCGGAATCTTGGTCCTTAGCTGGCTCAGCGTCAAGGTAGGTCCGAGATCGCAGGGTCAGCCGACTCAGGGCGAGCGGTACCTCCCGCTCTTGTCGTGTGTACGGACAATGCGTACGATCAGCAGGCGGGTTGGCTCGGCGGTGAGAGAGGACGGCCGGCGTGCACCGGGGATCGTGGAACGGAGTACAGCGGCGAGCGGTGCAAACGCTCGTGATCATCCTGGCTGCCGCCGTGCTCGGTGCCTGCGGCGGATCCGGGCCGTCCGCCACGATGGGACCGGGCGCGGCGAGTGGGACCCCTGCAGAGGCGTCGCCGGTCATCTTATCCCTGCCACCCACCGCGACCCCGACGCTCGCCGCCACGCCCACGGCAACGCCGCCTACCACCTCGCTGCGCGATGTCGACTGGCGTGCGGTTCTGACCGGTGACCCTGCGCTCGAATTCGGCGCTGCCCCGTCGGGCTTCCCCGCCGAGCTGGGCGACCTCTACCTTCCGGATGGACCGGGCGGGGTCTACGGCTTCCCAGCACTGGATGAAATCCTCTACGGCGACCTCGACGGCGACGGGCAGGAGGACGCCGTCATCCCGTTCCACTCCGGCGGCACGGCGGGCGCGATCGGTGTCCTCGTCTACCGCGCGACGCCGGACGGGCCGCGACTTGCGGCGGCCCAGCCGTCGTACAAGATGGACATCCGCCTCGACGGCGGCGAACTGGTCCTGCGCACCGCGGCCTATGCCGGTTGGGAACCGAACTGCTGCCCGAGCGCCTGGGTCGAAACCCGCTACCGGCTCGAGGGTGACGCGCTCGTGCCGACCGCGGAGCAGGTCGGGCCGGTCCAGGGGAGCGAGCTGCTCACCGTCGAGCACTTCTACGGGCTGCTCGATGCGGGCGACTACGAGGCGGCGTACGCCTTCCTCTCACCGAACTTCCAGGCGGCGAACCCCTACGACGCCTGGGTCTCGGGCTACGCGAACACCGAGCGCGTCATCGCCTACGTGGCGCAGAGCGAGCCGGGTCGCGTCACGGTGAACCTGGAGGTGCACGAGCGCGACCCTGCCGGGGACACTCGCGTGCGCTACTTCAGCGGCACCTGGTACCTGATCTTCGACTCCGAGCGCCGGCAATGGCTGCTCGACCGGGCGGAGATCCGAGAGGTGGCGTGAGCGTCAAGTCCTGCGCGTGGCGGTCCGCGGGTCCCATGACCTCGCCGGGAGCTATCCAGCCCAGGAGCGCGGGCGTCGTCGTTCAGCGCAATTCGCCGCTGGCACGTGCCCGGGGGTTTACCCCCGGGCCCCGACCACCGCGCGGCGTCCCTCGCACCACCTATTTCAGGCACCTACCTGGGCGTTGGATACCGTGTCAGCCGGGGGTATTGGAGTGTTGGTTCCTTTCCGCTACTACCTGTACTACCTGCGGTCAGCGGTGAAGCCCGCCGTCTCATCCAGCTCCGGCAGCAGCACGACGCTCTCCTGCTCGTTCGGGTCGGTGCGGGCGATGACGGCGATGCACGGCTCGGTCTGACTGCGGTTGGCCGGCAAGTGCGGGACGCCTGCCGGGATGTAGACGAAGTCGCCCGGGCCGGTGACGACGTGCTCGCGGAGTCCTTCTCCGTACCACATCTCCGCCTCGCCGCTGAGCACGTAGATGGCCGTTTCGTGTCGCTCGTGCAGATGCGCCCTGGCTCGGCCGCCGGGCGGGATGGTCAGCAGGTGCATGCAGAGCCCGGTCGCGCCCGCGCTCTGAGCCGAAATACCCTCGAAGTAGGAGAGGCCCTGCTTCCCCTCGTAGCTGTGGCTGCCGCGAACGACGGTGCAGGTGGGCTGGGCTGGCTCAGGCATGGGCGTCCTCCTCGCTCGTTCCCGGTCATGTGTTCAGCGCATCGTAGCACCGCGCCGGTTCGGCTCCAAGACGGGCCGCGGGGTATACTGGCGGATTGGCCGGCGAACGGGCCGTCAGGACGCCCACGCCGAGCCGATCGAGCGATGGCACAGGGTGCGAGAGGAGGTACACCCAGAACATGGATGCGGCGACGCTTCGCCCTGGACGGGTGAGGTCGGCGGAGAGCGAGCGGCAGTGGTCCTGGTTGGTGGTTGGGGCCATCGCCCTGATGCTGACCTACTTCGCCATCACCAACCACGTCGATCTAGCCCCTTGGAACAACCTCGAGGCGGCCGGGCCGCAACTGGCGAGCACTCTCTCGGGCGTAATCCCCTTCAGCATCATCGCCCTGGGGTTCGCGCTGCGGATCCCCCTGCTGATGCTCGTCGGCACGGTCTACAGCTATGTCTGGCTCCTGCTGCAGATCCGGCAGTGGTGGATCCCGTACCTCTTCGGCTCGACGCCGCTGCACCGCGCGTTCGACTGGTACACCGCCCACGGCTACGATCAGACGGTCCGCTTCCTGCCCGTCATTGAAGGACGGCCCGTGCCCGACGCGCAGCACGTCGTCCTCGAGCTGCTGTCGCTGCTGGTTGTGATCGTGACGACGGTGGCGTACGTCCGGTTGCGCCGGGAGCGCTACTCCTAAGAGCCCTCTAGAGTGGAGATTCAGTCGGATCATGACGAACGGCGAAACCAGCCGTGCCAGGGGTGATCTCGCGTGGTTCATTTGCCTCACCATCGGCATCACCTGGCTCAGCTACCTTCCGATCATCGTCGCGGTGCGGCGCGACGAGACGGTCGATCATAATTCACCGGTGGCCCTGCTCGGCCTCCTGGCGGTGCTGGCGCCGGCGCTGACGGCGTGTGCTCTGGCCGCCGTGCGCGGCGGGCGGCGCGAGTTGCGCACCCTGCTGGGGATGGCGGGGCGGTGGCGCTTCCCCCTGCGGTGGTACCTCGTGGTCCTGGTCGTCCCGTTCGCCGTGCTCTTGACCGGCGTGGCCGTGGACTCCCTGGTGTCGGGCGTGCCGCCGGAAGCGTGGATCCTCGCGCCATCGGCCCAGACGCTCGCGACCTTCTGGATCGCACCGCTCGGTGAGGACCTCGGCTGGCGCGGCTACGCGCTTTCCCGGGCGCTCACCCGGTGGAGCCCGGTCGCCACGAGCCTGATCCTCGGCCCGATCTGGGCGCTGTGGCACCTGCCGATGGCCTTGGTCCCCGGCACCGCGCAGGCCGATCAGTCCTTCCTGCTCTTCACCGTGCAGGTCACGGGCGCGACCATGCTCTTCACCCGGGTGTTCATCGCCACGCGCGGGAGCGTGCTGGCGATGATCCTGATGCATGCCGCGGCCAACCTGTCGTTCAACGTCGTCCCCGTGTTCGCGCATGAGGGTGGCAACGCCACGCGCACCGCGCTCATCTCCGTGCTGTACCTCGTCGCCGGCGTGGTAGCCCTGCTCACTCTGCCCCGCCGGGCCGAGCGTGTGCAGCCGGAGAAGGCCTCCGTCCCTGCCGACTGATCCGGCTGATCCCTCTACGGCGACGGCATAACCCCAGCGGCCGCGGGTGCGCACCCACGGCCGCTGGCCGTACAACGCTCGGCATCGCTGTGGATCGACATGCAGCGCCCACCGGCAGGGATCGAACCGCGCCGGGACGGTGCGGTAGGCCATTGCCTCCTCATCGACTCGCAGCCGAACCAGGAGAAGCCGCGCACCATCCACCACAACCCTGTGGTCTCGTTGTCGTTAACTCACCTTGGCGCTGTGAGACTACTTGACCTTCTGAGCCTTTTCCTCTACGATCTCACTGTTTATGCTTTGGAGAGCGGTTCGTTTGGTCCGGTGACCGGTCACAGCGAGCCCGCCGCGGTGGGGTGTACGCGAGAGAGGGGGCGAGTGTGACGCGGGGATCGGTGCTCGGTCGCCTGGTGCGATCGGGACGGGTGGTGGTGCTGCTCGTCGTCGGCCTGCTGGTGGGGCTGTTCAGCGGGGTGGCGCTGGCCAACCAGGACGCCCAGGTGATCTACGGCTGTAAAACCGGGTTGGCCGGGTTGCTGCGCATCGTGGACAACCCGAAAAAGTGCTGGTGGTTCGAGACTCCCATTTCCTGGAACCAGATGGGGCCACAGGGGCCACAGGGGCCAGCGGGACCGGCGGGACCCAAGGGCGAGAAAGGCGATCCGGGTCCACAGGGGCCTGCGGGCCCGCAGGGGCCACAGGGACCGAAAGGTGAGAAGGGCGATTCAGGTCTGGATAACATCACGATCTACACGCCGACCCCAGTGACCATTGAGAATGGGCAGAGTGGGTCCTGGGAGTTCACCTGTCAGGTTCCCAGTAATCGCGTCTTGGGTGG
This genomic window from Sphaerobacter thermophilus DSM 20745 contains:
- a CDS encoding cupin domain-containing protein; this translates as MPEPAQPTCTVVRGSHSYEGKQGLSYFEGISAQSAGATGLCMHLLTIPPGGRARAHLHERHETAIYVLSGEAEMWYGEGLREHVVTGPGDFVYIPAGVPHLPANRSQTEPCIAVIARTDPNEQESVVLLPELDETAGFTADRR
- a CDS encoding xanthine dehydrogenase family protein molybdopterin-binding subunit, which produces MTATTLIGKSIPRIDSPQKVRGQTRYTADLTPPGTLIARLTTATQAHARITGIDTSAARAVPGVVDVVTGADLLPDGPEPSERARAMLARDKVIYYGQPVAVVIAESEAAAEEAAALVQVDYEPLGVVIDPRAAMQPDAPVIRPKAQEGEWAEAQMHATVQGGEEVDVNRLPDNVISAVRFSRGDVEQGFAEADVVVERSFTTPSVHQGYIEPHATLAVPDPLGNLTIYTATQGQFYARTVTADTLGLAQNQVTIVPMEVGGGFGGKTVLLEPLVGALALRTGRPVKLVLSRMEEFLLATPAPGAVIDVKLGAKKDGTITAIQGHVIFDSGVYPGAPAVVALLILGGYYRCANLDLIGYEVLTNKPGVGAYRAPGAPQGTFAIEQAVDEAARALGWDPLEFRLRNVSAPGDPQPNDVPWPEMGLREVLEAVRDHWQQRTAGPNEGFGIAIGGWPGGIEPCAANVRVNTDGSLTVSLGSVDITGTNTTMAMIAAETFGVPVDRVKVVTDNTDGAPYAGMSGGSKITYTVGLAVRAAAEEARRQVFAIAAAELEAAPEDLEIVDGKVQVKGVPDRSIAIGEIARLSMTFGGKYEPVYGVGKSAVTARAPGFSAQIAHVRVDPATGEVTLLGIVAAQDVGRALNPALVEGQIHGGVAQGIGWALHEGLIYDDNGQPLNPTLMDYSLPAAPQVPPIEVKLVEVPSSAGPFGAKGVGEPPVIPTAAAIANAIADATGARVTDLPMTAPRIRAAIAKAE
- a CDS encoding CPBP family intramembrane glutamic endopeptidase translates to MTNGETSRARGDLAWFICLTIGITWLSYLPIIVAVRRDETVDHNSPVALLGLLAVLAPALTACALAAVRGGRRELRTLLGMAGRWRFPLRWYLVVLVVPFAVLLTGVAVDSLVSGVPPEAWILAPSAQTLATFWIAPLGEDLGWRGYALSRALTRWSPVATSLILGPIWALWHLPMALVPGTAQADQSFLLFTVQVTGATMLFTRVFIATRGSVLAMILMHAAANLSFNVVPVFAHEGGNATRTALISVLYLVAGVVALLTLPRRAERVQPEKASVPAD
- a CDS encoding collagen-like protein; protein product: MTRGSVLGRLVRSGRVVVLLVVGLLVGLFSGVALANQDAQVIYGCKTGLAGLLRIVDNPKKCWWFETPISWNQMGPQGPQGPAGPAGPKGEKGDPGPQGPAGPQGPQGPKGEKGDSGLDNITIYTPTPVTIENGQSGSWEFTCQVPSNRVLGGGYEIQPGGPGVEVRASRPIQSLVQVWRVIVTNNSGTNQELTVSMICAQ